One Carcharodon carcharias isolate sCarCar2 chromosome 1, sCarCar2.pri, whole genome shotgun sequence DNA window includes the following coding sequences:
- the LOC121282033 gene encoding disintegrin and metalloproteinase domain-containing protein 12-like: MEPLQLLILTLLLCLAPRGRCCSQSQKKRSIYSHTYEIAKARKLTEPLSLLSKNITKWELQSDQEDQVRYLLQFRGQDHVLHLVKARDLLTKTYSESHYLADGSMATEGRHHLNHCCYMGFIEGEEDSSVSLCTCQGLSGYILIGAQGYAIDPVEGSSHKHKVSRLEHIHTKRHVSLSPENLMSRNTNLSIELFLVADREEFLRNEGDLRKTQERLITLAHHVNQIYHKELNIQIFLVGIEIWTTENKISSSQDTSKALLNFMKWRSKELVPRKHHDNAQLISGVSFQKSIGQAYMNAMCSEERSGGVVMDTWASTREVAKYIAHEIGHNLGMYHDAPTCHCPVASGKCLLATSAVWMMNPVFSSCSKAYLEQFLKHHNISCLMNQPNCSMNITAALVHDDISMHYKIGAAASVSLLFIIIAGLVMVAFQKKGDPSTYHSFKGLSQQSPV, from the exons ATGGAACCCCTACAGCTGCTCATCCTCACCTTATTGCTTTGTCTGGCTCCCAGAG GGAGGTGCTGCTCGCAGAGTCAGAAGAAACGTTCCATATATTCCCACACGTATGAAATAGCCAAAGCAAGAAAACTGACTGAACCCCTGAGTTTATTATCAAAGAATATCACAAAG TGGGAATTGCAGAGTGATCAGGAGGACCAAGTACGGTACTTGCTGCAGTTCAGAGGTCAGGACCATGTCTTGCACCTGGTGAAGGCACG GGACCTGTTGACCAAGACCTACAGCGAATCACATTACTTAGCAGATGGATCCATGGCAACAGAGGGACGGCACCATCTG AATCACTGCTGCTACATGGGTTTCATTGAGGGAGAAGAAGATTCTTCAGTGTCTCTTTGCACCTGCCAAGGCCTCAG TGGTTACATATTGATCGGAGCCCAGGGATATGCCATCGATCCTGTGGAAGGCAGCAGCCACAAACACAAAGTGAGCCGATTGGAGCACATCCACACAAAGAGGCACGTTTCCCTGTCCCCCGAGAACCTCATG AGTCGCAACACCAATCTCAGCATCGAGCTCTTCCTGGTGGCTGACAGAGAGGAG TTCCTCCGAAACGAAGGAGACCTCAGAAAGACCCAGGAGCGGCTAATCACTCTCGCACATCATGTTAATCAG ATCTATCACAAGGAGTTAAATATCCAGATTTTTCTCGTTGGCATAGAAATCTGGACAACCGAAAACAAGATTAGCTCCAGCCAGGATACCTCAAAGGCTCTGCTGAACTTCATGAAATGGCGAAGCAAAGAGCTTGTTCCAAGGAAGCACCACGATAACGCCCAGCTTATCAG CGGTGTATCTTTCCAAAAGTCGATAGGGCAAGCCTACATGAATGCTATGTGCtcggaggagagaagtggaggtgttGTCATG GATACATGGGCTAGTACCAGAGAGGTGGCTAAATACATCGCTCATGAGATCGGTCACAACCTGGGGATGTATCATGACGCACCCACTTGTCACTGCCCTGTTGCCTCTGGGAAGTGCTTGCTGGCAACATCAGCTGT GTGGATGATGAACCCAGTATTCAGCAGCTGCAGTAAAGCATACCTCGAGCAGTTCTTGAAGCATCATAACATCAGCTGTTTAATGAATCAACCAAATTGCTCCATG AATATCACTGCCGCATTAGTACATGACGATATCTCAATGCACTATAAAATTG gtgctgctgcctctgtATCGTTGCTCTTCATCATTATTGCCGGACTTGTGATGGTAGCTTTCCAGAAGAAAGGTGATCCAAGCACCTATCACTCTTTCAAAGGTCTCTCTCAGCAAAGCCCTGTCTAA